The proteins below come from a single Nocardioides eburneiflavus genomic window:
- a CDS encoding pyridoxal phosphate-dependent aminotransferase yields MPTAKPLTQPLADRLAHIPPTVFSEMSALALRTGAINLGQGFPDVDGPPSVIAAAEAALEAGANQYAPGIGVPALRAAIARHQQRHYGLDVDPDREVVVTTGCTEAVAAALLGLVDPGDEVVVLEPYYDSYVAMLDMCGAVRRPATLRAPDFRLDLDRLRAAVTDRTRAILLNTPHNPTGTVLTREELQVVADLAIEHDVIVVTDEVYEHLVFDGRAHVPIATLPGMWERTLTLSSAGKSYSFTGWKVGWATGPAPLVQAVLAAKQWLTFTSGSPLQPAVAHALDHEPDWPRELARDLQARRDLLCDGLTAAGLSPRVPEGTYFATTDVSHLGWADGRELCLALPERAGVVAIPTQGFYDDAEAGRQLVRWAFCKQPDVISEGVRRLAAADLHA; encoded by the coding sequence GTGCCCACCGCGAAGCCGCTCACCCAGCCCCTCGCCGACCGCCTGGCCCACATCCCGCCGACCGTCTTCAGCGAGATGTCGGCCCTCGCGCTGCGGACCGGGGCGATCAACCTGGGCCAGGGCTTCCCCGACGTCGACGGCCCGCCGTCGGTCATCGCGGCGGCCGAGGCCGCGCTCGAGGCGGGTGCCAACCAGTACGCCCCAGGCATCGGCGTGCCCGCCCTCCGCGCCGCGATCGCCCGCCACCAGCAGCGCCACTACGGCCTCGACGTCGACCCCGACCGCGAGGTCGTGGTGACGACCGGCTGCACCGAGGCCGTCGCGGCTGCCCTGCTCGGGCTCGTCGACCCGGGCGACGAGGTCGTGGTCCTCGAGCCCTACTACGACTCCTACGTCGCGATGCTCGACATGTGCGGGGCCGTGCGGCGCCCGGCGACGCTGCGAGCGCCCGACTTCCGTCTCGACCTCGACCGGCTCCGCGCCGCGGTCACCGACCGGACCAGGGCCATCCTGCTCAACACCCCGCACAACCCCACCGGCACCGTCCTCACGCGCGAGGAGCTGCAGGTGGTGGCCGACCTCGCGATCGAGCACGACGTGATCGTGGTGACCGACGAGGTCTACGAGCACCTCGTCTTCGACGGGCGCGCCCACGTCCCGATCGCGACGCTGCCGGGGATGTGGGAACGCACGCTCACCCTGTCGAGCGCCGGCAAGTCCTACTCCTTCACCGGCTGGAAGGTCGGCTGGGCCACCGGTCCCGCGCCGCTCGTGCAGGCCGTGCTGGCGGCCAAGCAGTGGCTGACCTTCACCTCCGGCTCACCGCTCCAGCCCGCCGTCGCGCACGCCCTCGACCACGAGCCCGACTGGCCGCGCGAGCTCGCCCGCGACCTCCAGGCGCGCCGGGACCTGCTGTGTGACGGCCTGACCGCTGCCGGGCTGTCGCCGCGCGTGCCGGAGGGCACCTACTTCGCGACGACCGACGTCTCCCACCTCGGCTGGGCCGACGGCCGTGAGCTCTGCCTCGCGCTGCCCGAGCGCGCCGGCGTCGTCGCGATCCCCACGCAGGGGTTCTACGACGACGCCGAGGCCGGCCGGCAGCTGGTGCGCTGGGCGTTCTGCAAGCAGCCCGACGTCATCAGCGAGGGCGTACGCCGGCTCGCCGCGGCCGACCTGCACGCCTGA
- the pyrE gene encoding orotate phosphoribosyltransferase — protein MTTDAALAADIDATCRLTGEFTLRSGQVADTYFDKYLFEAQPALLDRVATRMLELLPAGTELLGGLELGGIPIATMVSAKTGLPALFVRKKAKEYGTCKLAEGPDVAGRRVTIIEDVITTGGAVRDATRELRAAGATVEVVVCAIDRSPEGENPLADVGLEVRSVLTRADLDAARG, from the coding sequence GTGACCACCGACGCCGCCCTCGCCGCCGACATCGACGCCACCTGCCGCCTGACTGGGGAGTTCACCCTGCGGTCCGGCCAGGTCGCCGACACCTACTTCGACAAGTACCTCTTCGAGGCCCAGCCGGCGCTGCTCGACCGGGTCGCGACCCGGATGCTCGAGCTGCTCCCCGCGGGCACCGAGCTGCTCGGCGGCCTCGAGCTCGGCGGCATCCCGATCGCCACCATGGTCTCGGCGAAGACCGGCCTCCCGGCGCTCTTCGTGCGCAAGAAGGCCAAGGAGTACGGCACCTGCAAGCTGGCCGAGGGCCCCGACGTCGCCGGCCGGCGGGTCACGATCATCGAGGACGTGATCACCACCGGGGGCGCCGTGCGCGACGCGACGCGCGAGCTGCGGGCGGCCGGAGCGACGGTCGAGGTCGTCGTGTGCGCCATCGACCGGTCGCCGGAGGGGGAGAACCCCCTGGCCGACGTGGGCCTCGAGGTCCGCTCGGTGCTCACCCGCGCCGACCTGGACGCAGCGCGCGGCTGA
- a CDS encoding DedA family protein, with protein MSVLWDLQSILSSGVQPMLLGIEWMDPNWLLDRFGAALFWISLLIVFVECGLFFPILPGDTLLFALGLFIATGQLDLFPGPPIAELLITMAALTVAAFLGNVVGYEIGRKIGPPLYERDGRIIKRKYFDQTTAFFDRHGNKALVIGRFVPFVRTYITVVAGVTRMERHRFFVWSLVGAILWVVSVCLLGFFLGDAFPGLAESIDKLIIVIVAFSLVPIVIEWWRHKRTNAPGAEIGPQDGGPDRDIMGRDLD; from the coding sequence GTGAGCGTGTTGTGGGACCTGCAGTCCATCCTGTCCTCGGGCGTCCAGCCGATGCTGCTGGGCATCGAGTGGATGGACCCCAACTGGCTCCTCGACCGGTTCGGCGCGGCCCTGTTCTGGATCAGCCTGCTCATCGTCTTCGTCGAGTGCGGACTGTTCTTCCCGATCCTCCCCGGCGACACCCTGCTGTTCGCGCTCGGCCTCTTCATCGCGACCGGCCAGCTCGACCTCTTCCCGGGTCCGCCGATCGCCGAGCTGCTCATCACGATGGCGGCCCTGACCGTGGCCGCGTTCCTGGGCAACGTCGTGGGCTACGAGATCGGGCGCAAGATCGGTCCGCCGCTCTACGAGCGCGACGGTCGCATCATCAAGCGCAAGTACTTCGACCAGACGACCGCGTTCTTCGACCGGCACGGCAACAAGGCGCTGGTGATCGGCCGCTTCGTCCCGTTCGTGCGGACCTACATCACCGTTGTCGCGGGCGTGACCCGGATGGAGCGGCACCGCTTCTTCGTGTGGAGCCTCGTCGGTGCCATCCTGTGGGTCGTCTCGGTCTGCCTGCTCGGCTTCTTCCTCGGCGACGCCTTCCCCGGCCTCGCGGAGAGCATCGACAAGCTCATCATCGTGATCGTGGCGTTCTCGCTGGTCCCGATCGTCATCGAGTGGTGGCGCCACAAGCGCACCAACGCACCCGGCGCCGAGATCGGCCCGCAGGACGGTGGCCCGGACCGCGACATCATGGGCCGCGACCTCGACTGA